Proteins found in one Mucilaginibacter gracilis genomic segment:
- a CDS encoding glycosyltransferase family 4 protein, with amino-acid sequence MIKVQFDHQTFSMHKFGGISRYFASIQESLSKEPDFTFDRGILYTTNHYLKDQSFPLPKLIGDLFLQKERRRSKWNKRYAKLKIKKNDFDVFHPTYYNPYFLRKLNGPPIVLTVHDMIHELFPEYFPHFDDTIYLKRLLIEKADHFIAVSQNTADDLQRLFNIPDEKITVIHHGFFPAETDSNYIPPYQNYILYVGERGGYKNFYRFLEAVADVLISNNLNLVCAGSKSFCKAEEETMRRLNIAHLVTHVAPTDGELNQLYSKAKLFVYPSLYEGFGLPILEAFNNTCPVAISNTSCFEEVGGNAAAYFDPYDVRSIKETMNMVLLTPGKADELRAAGAQQLQKFSLKLCMEKTIGVYRKLAAKAG; translated from the coding sequence ATGATTAAAGTACAATTTGACCATCAAACGTTTTCGATGCATAAATTTGGTGGCATATCCAGATATTTTGCAAGCATACAAGAATCACTCAGCAAAGAGCCCGATTTTACTTTCGACAGGGGTATATTATATACAACAAACCATTATCTAAAAGATCAATCCTTCCCACTGCCAAAATTGATAGGCGATTTGTTTTTACAAAAGGAACGCAGGCGCAGTAAGTGGAATAAAAGATACGCTAAGCTTAAAATTAAAAAAAACGATTTTGACGTTTTTCACCCAACCTATTACAACCCTTATTTTTTAAGGAAACTTAACGGGCCACCTATTGTACTAACGGTTCATGATATGATACATGAGCTGTTTCCCGAATACTTTCCACATTTTGACGACACCATTTATCTTAAAAGATTATTGATAGAAAAAGCGGATCATTTTATTGCTGTATCTCAAAACACAGCTGATGATCTTCAGCGTTTGTTTAATATCCCCGATGAGAAGATCACTGTAATTCACCACGGCTTTTTTCCTGCCGAAACGGATAGTAATTACATTCCGCCTTATCAAAATTATATATTGTATGTTGGCGAGCGCGGCGGGTACAAAAATTTTTATAGGTTTTTAGAGGCTGTTGCCGATGTGTTGATAAGCAATAATTTAAACCTGGTTTGCGCAGGAAGTAAAAGCTTTTGCAAGGCAGAAGAAGAAACCATGCGCAGGCTTAATATAGCACATTTGGTTACCCATGTAGCACCTACAGATGGCGAACTAAACCAGCTATACAGCAAAGCGAAGCTTTTTGTGTACCCATCGTTATACGAGGGTTTTGGCTTACCCATACTGGAAGCCTTTAACAACACTTGCCCAGTTGCAATTAGCAACACCAGTTGTTTTGAAGAAGTTGGCGGCAATGCCGCAGCTTACTTTGATCCGTACGACGTACGATCAATAAAAGAAACCATGAACATGGTGCTTTTAACACCCGGCAAAGCCGACGAATTACGCGCGGCGGGTGCGCAGCAACTGCAAAAATTCTCCTTAAAACTGTGCATGGAAAAAACAATAGGTGTTTACCGTAAGCTTGCCGCAAAAGCAGGCTGA
- a CDS encoding ABC transporter ATP-binding protein has product MKTYFRLLSFAKPIEKFAIPYILTTILYVVFNTLTLALIAPLLTTLFSKDVDKKIVLAAKHWYNFSDQYNYYLHIAKQDYGVVGTLQFVCAIIIISVLLSNLFRYVSQRIMENLRIHTLLNLRRAVFNNVMNLHLGFFSNERKGDIISKVASDVQVVQFSVTGTLQVVFKEPLTLIGYLVWLFIISYKLTLFSVLVIPVSAFIISKIVRRLKQQAVESQKSYGNMISYLDEALTGIKIIKAFNAVDFIKNKFDSENVRYSRIIKSMAKRQQLASPVSEFLGVSMIAVIMLYGGTLIASNKLDPALFITFIGIFSQIMRPAKAISDSFGNIHSGVAAGERVLALIDEKPMIVDAPNAVPIKEFNNEIKFENISFAYNEKLVLNNINITVPKGKKVALVGPSGGGKSTTMDLIPRFIEPQSGSILIDGKDIQSLTTESVRDLMGIVNQESILFNDTIYNNIAFGKPDTTLAEVEAAAKIANAHEFILATENGYQTNIGDRGSKLSGGQKQRICIARAVLKNPPIMLLDEATSALDTESEKLVQEALNNLMQNRTSLIIAHRLSTIQNADIIIVLEDGRVVEQGNHAQLTGNNGVYKRLIDMQSFSND; this is encoded by the coding sequence ATGAAAACATACTTCCGGCTACTCTCGTTTGCAAAACCTATCGAAAAATTTGCAATACCATACATTTTAACTACCATACTTTACGTGGTTTTTAATACACTAACGCTCGCACTGATTGCCCCCCTTTTAACCACATTATTTAGTAAAGATGTTGATAAAAAAATAGTATTGGCGGCAAAACACTGGTACAATTTTTCAGATCAGTACAACTACTATCTACACATCGCTAAGCAAGATTATGGTGTAGTAGGCACCTTGCAATTTGTGTGCGCAATTATCATTATATCGGTTTTGCTTTCCAATCTTTTCAGGTACGTTTCGCAGCGCATTATGGAAAACCTACGCATACATACCTTGTTAAACTTAAGGCGCGCGGTATTTAACAATGTAATGAACCTACACCTTGGCTTCTTCAGTAATGAGCGCAAAGGCGATATCATATCCAAAGTGGCATCGGATGTTCAAGTAGTCCAGTTTTCGGTTACAGGCACATTGCAGGTAGTATTTAAGGAGCCTTTAACTTTAATAGGTTACCTGGTTTGGCTATTTATCATTTCGTACAAGCTAACGTTATTCTCAGTTTTAGTTATCCCGGTATCGGCGTTTATCATTTCTAAAATTGTGAGGCGCTTAAAACAGCAAGCGGTCGAGTCTCAAAAGTCGTACGGAAACATGATTAGTTACCTTGATGAGGCATTAACAGGTATCAAAATAATTAAAGCTTTTAACGCCGTCGATTTCATTAAAAATAAATTCGACAGTGAAAATGTAAGATATTCCAGGATTATAAAGTCTATGGCAAAGCGTCAGCAATTAGCCTCGCCAGTGTCCGAATTTTTAGGCGTTTCTATGATAGCAGTCATCATGTTGTATGGTGGTACTCTAATTGCTTCAAATAAATTAGACCCTGCGTTGTTTATTACCTTTATAGGTATCTTTTCGCAGATAATGCGACCAGCTAAAGCAATTTCCGATTCCTTTGGTAACATCCATTCCGGCGTTGCCGCAGGCGAACGTGTATTAGCCCTGATAGACGAAAAACCAATGATAGTTGATGCACCAAACGCTGTGCCAATCAAGGAGTTTAACAACGAGATCAAATTTGAGAACATATCTTTTGCATACAACGAAAAGCTGGTTTTAAATAATATCAATATCACAGTGCCGAAAGGTAAAAAGGTGGCTTTAGTTGGCCCGTCGGGCGGTGGTAAATCAACCACGATGGATTTAATACCACGCTTTATTGAGCCACAGAGCGGCAGTATATTAATTGACGGTAAGGATATTCAAAGTTTAACTACCGAATCGGTACGCGACCTGATGGGTATTGTTAACCAGGAATCTATTTTGTTTAACGATACCATTTATAACAACATTGCCTTTGGTAAACCCGATACTACTTTGGCCGAGGTTGAGGCTGCCGCCAAGATAGCCAACGCACACGAGTTTATATTGGCCACCGAAAACGGTTATCAAACCAATATTGGCGACAGAGGCTCTAAACTATCCGGCGGACAAAAACAACGCATTTGTATTGCCCGCGCCGTATTGAAAAACCCACCTATTATGCTGCTTGATGAAGCCACATCGGCTTTGGATACCGAATCGGAAAAATTGGTGCAGGAAGCGTTGAACAATTTAATGCAAAACCGCACATCGCTCATTATAGCACACAGGTTAAGCACCATACAAAATGCCGATATAATTATTGTGCTTGAAGATGGACGCGTTGTAGAACAAGGTAACCACGCGCAGCTAACCGGCAATAACGGCGTTTACAAAAGGTTGATTGATATGCAATCGTTCAGTAACGATTAA
- a CDS encoding nucleotide-diphospho-sugar transferase — protein MSLQAQQVYKTKSAILFIIFNRHDTSLQVLQQIKLAQPARVYITADGPRTNRSGEDIRCAEAREAVLAAIDWDCQVKTLFRNENIGPKEAIATAIDWFFEHEEEGIILEHDCLPANSFFMFCDTLLEKYRLDTRIWLISGCNLQEGKKWGNASYYFSNLTNGWGWATWKRSWKDYDKNLTRYNAEEVRPQLAKIFDDELVIDTWQQIFNDCKAGKIDTWDYQATFTHLFSHAINIIANTNLVSNIGFGEGAENTTNASHSFASVTLTEITEVTHPKYILPEKEADMHTLTIEFNLAGKRSQLKKYNAPKRRFKRWARGLFK, from the coding sequence ATGAGTTTACAGGCGCAGCAGGTTTATAAAACAAAATCGGCAATATTATTTATCATATTTAACCGTCACGATACGTCGTTGCAGGTGCTGCAACAAATAAAGCTGGCCCAGCCTGCACGTGTATACATAACTGCGGATGGCCCCCGCACCAACCGCAGCGGCGAAGATATTCGTTGTGCCGAAGCAAGGGAAGCCGTGCTTGCAGCAATTGATTGGGATTGCCAGGTTAAAACCCTTTTCAGGAATGAAAATATAGGCCCTAAAGAAGCCATTGCCACGGCTATAGATTGGTTTTTTGAGCACGAAGAGGAAGGGATTATACTGGAGCACGATTGCCTGCCAGCCAATAGCTTTTTTATGTTTTGCGATACCCTTTTAGAAAAATATCGTTTGGATACCCGTATCTGGCTAATTTCGGGTTGTAACCTGCAGGAAGGGAAAAAATGGGGAAATGCTAGCTATTATTTTTCAAACCTCACTAACGGCTGGGGCTGGGCCACCTGGAAACGATCGTGGAAGGATTACGATAAAAACCTTACCCGCTATAACGCCGAAGAAGTAAGGCCGCAATTAGCAAAAATTTTTGACGATGAATTGGTTATCGATACCTGGCAACAAATATTTAACGATTGCAAGGCCGGTAAAATTGATACCTGGGATTACCAGGCAACATTTACCCATTTGTTTAGCCACGCCATTAATATTATAGCCAACACAAACCTGGTAAGCAACATAGGTTTTGGCGAAGGTGCCGAAAATACAACCAATGCCAGCCATTCTTTCGCAAGTGTAACCTTAACCGAGATAACCGAAGTTACGCACCCTAAATATATCCTTCCGGAGAAGGAAGCCGATATGCATACCCTTACTATCGAATTTAATTTAGCAGGGAAGCGTAGCCAGCTTAAAAAATATAACGCTCCAAAAAGGCGCTTTAAACGCTGGGCCAGGGGCTTGTTTAAATAG
- a CDS encoding acyltransferase family protein — protein sequence MQNLTSSPPVKRNYDFVDTIRCIAMIFIVMEHSTYFEPDKYLPTLGLRAFFFFLSIQFSKFGTVCFFLLAGFLIGDKFTDYTPGQYLKRRLDSTIVPWLFWSVFFIVLINFNLIHAKILGHPDPAGVNVYQTLINSVTTTYLYTNYWFIPNFLFCITLLLIFKRHLYSYKFGAVLFAFTLFYSINIYFSWIRPSHTVAIFGFVFFLWLGAQIHKNWQKVNDWIDKTSLAMWVILTVFTLGLSMAEMYLLRSLGVHDPYNTLRFSNVLYSLSFFFMLLKIRDFKFIHYLKPRETTYGIYLIHYVMVSVVMTQITDPLNLNIYQLSVPVILLFQLAKFIMVYGLTLITIWLINVLHLKRLIGR from the coding sequence ATGCAAAATTTAACATCCAGTCCGCCAGTAAAAAGAAATTACGATTTTGTTGATACCATCCGCTGCATTGCCATGATATTCATTGTAATGGAGCACTCCACTTACTTTGAGCCCGATAAATATTTACCTACACTTGGCCTACGGGCATTTTTCTTTTTTCTGTCGATTCAGTTCAGCAAATTTGGTACCGTGTGCTTTTTTTTATTGGCCGGCTTTTTAATAGGCGATAAATTTACCGATTATACCCCAGGCCAGTACTTAAAACGACGCTTGGATAGCACTATAGTTCCCTGGTTGTTTTGGTCGGTGTTTTTTATTGTGTTAATAAATTTCAATCTCATACATGCTAAAATACTTGGGCACCCCGATCCTGCCGGCGTTAATGTATATCAAACCTTAATTAATAGTGTTACCACAACGTATTTATATACCAATTACTGGTTTATACCTAACTTTTTGTTTTGTATAACCCTGTTACTAATTTTTAAACGGCATTTGTATAGCTATAAATTTGGTGCTGTTTTGTTTGCATTTACGCTTTTTTACTCCATAAATATTTACTTCTCGTGGATACGCCCTTCGCATACGGTAGCAATTTTTGGCTTCGTTTTCTTTTTATGGCTGGGCGCACAGATACACAAAAACTGGCAAAAGGTAAACGATTGGATAGATAAAACATCCCTGGCAATGTGGGTGATACTCACTGTTTTTACCTTGGGTTTATCAATGGCGGAAATGTACTTGCTACGCTCCCTTGGTGTGCACGACCCATATAATACCCTTCGTTTTAGTAATGTGCTTTATTCACTATCCTTCTTTTTTATGCTGCTCAAAATTCGCGATTTTAAATTTATACACTATTTAAAACCCCGCGAAACCACCTATGGCATTTATTTAATTCACTATGTAATGGTAAGTGTAGTGATGACCCAAATAACAGACCCTCTCAATCTTAACATTTACCAGCTATCTGTACCTGTGATATTACTTTTCCAGTTGGCTAAATTTATTATGGTTTATGGGTTAACGCTTATTACCATATGGCTTATTAACGTGTTACATTTAAAACGACTAATTGGCCGGTAG
- a CDS encoding ArnT family glycosyltransferase, whose amino-acid sequence MKCTIYKVIKNLNTVDRILLSIVSILLLLIFAQGVLYPPNNWDSMTYHMARITSWISHGSVEHYPTHIFRQLYQPPFAEYVIMHVGILNGSDFFSNSVQFFFLLFSILSVILILDNFGLGRQYKIIAIVAIVTIPEVILQASSTQNDIVVSFFIITGFYFSVKALKNGNFADFVFWGLALGLGTLTKGTAYLYFFPVIIWFGIATVVRFLKSRNYRYLVYPLVTVLIFIAINGGHYQRNYKLTGNLLGIDKKESKSYSNQKMNTVLFFSNVIKNAGLHLGFMYVNDVAFFSNKIIYKLHAMAGLNINDPLVNYRNTTFSTENPATNEDCAPNMVHFIFILVSFGILLMQVIKRRNLLSLHLLIVIVLQVMLFCLYLKWQPWHSRLHSCFFLMAIPLLCYACNLSSRFKKALYIVFPILISYAFLVVLHNSNRPYESSLFVCRYQKYFIGRPSAFKEYSEIHQIIEKGNNTNIGLIVGEDDWEYPLFNNCFNRTINPIYINVNNMSRNLPQSSYLLDCIVSTDINSPFIDFKGKRFYNQSSKNKIIYLYTQSPLPIKI is encoded by the coding sequence ATGAAATGCACTATTTATAAGGTTATTAAAAACCTAAATACGGTTGATAGAATTTTATTAAGCATAGTATCCATCCTTTTACTATTAATTTTTGCCCAAGGTGTTTTGTATCCACCAAACAATTGGGACTCCATGACCTATCACATGGCACGGATAACCAGTTGGATCAGCCACGGTTCTGTCGAGCATTATCCAACTCATATTTTCCGCCAGCTTTACCAACCTCCCTTTGCCGAATATGTAATTATGCATGTTGGCATTTTAAATGGAAGTGATTTTTTTTCAAATTCCGTACAGTTTTTCTTTTTGTTGTTTTCTATCTTGAGCGTTATACTTATATTGGATAATTTTGGATTAGGCCGTCAATATAAAATTATAGCTATAGTTGCAATCGTTACAATTCCAGAGGTTATTTTGCAGGCCTCAAGTACCCAAAATGATATTGTAGTTTCCTTTTTTATTATTACAGGCTTTTATTTTAGTGTGAAGGCCCTTAAAAACGGCAACTTTGCCGATTTTGTATTTTGGGGCCTGGCACTGGGCCTTGGTACATTAACCAAAGGCACGGCTTATTTGTATTTTTTTCCTGTTATTATTTGGTTTGGAATAGCTACAGTTGTGCGTTTTTTAAAGAGCAGGAACTACCGTTACCTGGTGTATCCTTTGGTTACCGTTTTAATTTTTATTGCAATAAATGGCGGGCATTACCAGCGGAACTATAAGCTAACAGGAAACCTTTTGGGTATTGATAAAAAGGAATCAAAATCTTATTCAAATCAGAAAATGAATACGGTTTTATTTTTTTCTAACGTTATCAAAAATGCTGGTTTACACCTGGGGTTTATGTATGTTAATGATGTTGCGTTCTTCTCAAATAAGATAATTTATAAACTGCACGCAATGGCTGGTTTAAATATTAACGATCCGCTTGTTAACTATCGTAACACCACGTTTTCAACTGAAAATCCCGCCACTAATGAAGACTGTGCACCAAACATGGTTCACTTTATTTTTATATTGGTATCTTTTGGCATTTTATTAATGCAGGTAATAAAAAGGCGAAACCTGTTAAGTTTACACTTATTAATAGTGATTGTTTTGCAGGTGATGTTATTTTGCTTGTATTTGAAGTGGCAGCCCTGGCATTCCAGGTTGCATTCTTGTTTTTTTTTAATGGCGATACCCTTGCTATGCTATGCCTGTAATTTAAGCAGCCGATTTAAAAAGGCATTATATATTGTATTCCCTATCCTGATAAGTTATGCCTTTTTAGTGGTGTTACACAACAGTAACCGTCCGTACGAAAGTTCGCTTTTTGTGTGCCGATATCAAAAATATTTTATTGGCAGGCCATCGGCTTTTAAAGAATATAGCGAAATTCATCAAATAATTGAAAAAGGTAACAATACTAATATCGGCCTCATTGTAGGTGAGGACGATTGGGAGTACCCCTTGTTTAATAATTGTTTTAATAGAACGATCAATCCTATTTACATCAATGTTAACAATATGTCACGGAACCTTCCTCAATCTTCCTATTTGCTCGACTGTATTGTATCTACAGATATTAACAGCCCTTTTATTGATTTTAAAGGGAAGCGATTTTATAACCAGAGCAGCAAAAACAAGATTATTTATCTCTATACACAGTCCCCACTGCCCATTAAGATATAG